GGATGCGGACCCGCATGTCCGGTGGTGTGGGGAGGGCGGGAGAGAAACCCGCCCTTACCCGATTATTTTTTATCATAGCACCTAATAAATATAAGGCGATTTTTTTCCATCTATATTAATTCATTCTTGTATACGATTCGCCCACTAGCATTGTGATATGAGCAATCATATGCGCTCCTATAGCACATTCCAAGCCCCGCTTCCAATATAAGTATCCCGCGATTAAACCAAAAAATGCATTTCCTAAAATAATATAAGCAATCAGGGGCACTGTTACAACGCCGGACATCATAAAAACTACTGGAAGATGGCCAGCTCCAAAAATCAAAGCAGACAATACAATTGCAAATATATAATTTATTGAACGAACCTCCGAACCTTTTGATTGAGTGATACGATAGCAACACCAAGTAAAGAATGACATTAGCCCCCACCTAATGAGTATTTCTTCTGTAATACCACCGTAAAGAAGCCGCGTATACCAAGGTGGCGAAAAATTTTCCACTCCCTCTAAGAATTCCGAAGGTAGATATTTGGAAACAACACTTAGGAATATTAAAAGAAATACTCCCCCAATCAACCCACCAAACATTGCGGCAGGAAATATGTTTTTAAATTTTTCTAACATATTATCAGATTGAAAAATTGATTCTATTACTGGCGCAGACAAGTTAACTCGATGAGAAAAATAAGACCCCAAAAACACCATTAGCAACAGCAACACGCCGCTCTGTATCACTGAGATTATCTGTACTAATATCATCGGAATTTCCGGAGGCTCTGGAGCAAGATCGAGCAAAAGCGGAATCATTGGAATTGAAGAGAGTACACCTATCATTCCTATGAAAAATAGAATTAGATTTTGTTTTGATTTCGATTTGGTAAGACTGTTCATACTTGATTCCGGTTTGCTCTGTAAATATAACAAAGAAGTATACAATTTTCGTATATTCTGATATCCGATTAGTTGTCTTTTATTTATGTCTTCTAATCGTATAATACCCCAATTAGAATAATAGCATCCCAAAAATTCTAACGTCTCGCGATTCTGCTGCACGGCCAGCCCCCCTACACAAGCACGAGGTGCGTACCAACCAGTTCTTCCGTGTCAGTAGCAATCGCTTGTTAGAAGGCGCGGTCGGCTAGTCGGCCGACTACCCTCATCGCACCGGATGATTGAACCGGGCATACTGGCCGGACGCCTCGCCTGTGGGCCTTTCAAGCCCGCTCGAGGGGGTGCCAAACCGCGTGCAACAGAGCGTGGGCGACGATGGCGGCCAGAAGGCCGTACTGCCAAAATAGCCATCCGAAGGCCAGTGCCACCACCATGTTCAGCGAGATCGCCGTGGCCACGATGAGCTTCGTGAGCTTCACGCCGGCCGCCATCACGCCAGGAAGATGGCCGAGGCCGAAGAGCAGGCCAGCCACCACGATGGCGACCCACATGCCCAAGCCTATCGGCATGTCGGCAACCCCGATGGCGAGCCAAGCTAAAACCGACATGACACCCCAACGGAACATCACCTCCTCAGCTACTCCCCCCATCAGCATGCGCCCCCAAAGCCCCATCGAGCTCCTGAACTCTTCGATACGGCCGAGGTCTTGCGCAGCCATCCGGGGTCGGAAGACTTGGTAGTACAACAACAGGAACAGCACGCTGCTCAACGCCCCGACGATGAGCGCCGCTGGGAGCTGAGCTGCCGCCTCAGTCAACCCCAATCCCTCTCCATGAGAGACGGCCGCGAACCACGGTGCCCCCAGGCCGGTCCTGGGCGCCAC
The candidate division KSB1 bacterium genome window above contains:
- a CDS encoding CPBP family intramembrane metalloprotease, with product MTEAAAQLPAALIVGALSSVLFLLLYYQVFRPRMAAQDLGRIEEFRSSMGLWGRMLMGGVAEEVMFRWGVMSVLAWLAIGVADMPIGLGMWVAIVVAGLLFGLGHLPGVMAAGVKLTKLIVATAISLNMVVALAFGWLFWQYGLLAAIVAHALLHAVWHPLERA
- a CDS encoding CPBP family intramembrane metalloprotease; translation: MNSLTKSKSKQNLILFFIGMIGVLSSIPMIPLLLDLAPEPPEIPMILVQIISVIQSGVLLLLMVFLGSYFSHRVNLSAPVIESIFQSDNMLEKFKNIFPAAMFGGLIGGVFLLIFLSVVSKYLPSEFLEGVENFSPPWYTRLLYGGITEEILIRWGLMSFFTWCCYRITQSKGSEVRSINYIFAIVLSALIFGAGHLPVVFMMSGVVTVPLIAYIILGNAFFGLIAGYLYWKRGLECAIGAHMIAHITMLVGESYTRMN